One genomic segment of Rivularia sp. PCC 7116 includes these proteins:
- the pgl gene encoding 6-phosphogluconolactonase — MTKKVEVLPDKKALVERALSLILSKVDTAIQQRGRFTIALSGGSTPKPLYEALGKQQLPWDKIHVLWGDERYVAADHPDSNQLMARTAWLDRIDIPAENIHAMPTDASNPAEAAAQYEQELQKLFNSKPGEFPATDVILLGMGDDAHTASLFPNTEALKVTDKLVTVGNKDSSVRLTFTYPFINAAECVMFLVAGENKRAALAEVFAPTASETTYPSRLIQPQKEMWWLLDEAAGAEIKL, encoded by the coding sequence ATGACCAAAAAAGTTGAAGTATTACCGGATAAGAAGGCTTTGGTAGAAAGAGCGCTTTCTCTAATTTTGTCGAAGGTAGACACTGCTATTCAACAGCGCGGACGTTTCACTATTGCGTTGTCTGGTGGTAGCACCCCAAAACCTTTGTATGAGGCATTAGGTAAGCAACAACTACCTTGGGATAAAATTCACGTACTTTGGGGAGACGAGCGTTATGTAGCCGCAGATCATCCCGATAGCAATCAGTTGATGGCGCGTACTGCTTGGTTAGATCGAATTGATATTCCAGCAGAAAATATCCACGCAATGCCCACCGATGCATCTAATCCCGCAGAAGCTGCCGCTCAGTACGAACAAGAATTACAAAAATTGTTTAACTCTAAGCCAGGAGAGTTTCCCGCAACTGACGTTATTTTGCTAGGAATGGGTGATGATGCCCACACCGCGTCTTTGTTTCCTAACACAGAGGCATTGAAAGTTACCGATAAGCTCGTTACAGTAGGCAACAAAGATAGCTCTGTACGTCTAACTTTTACTTATCCATTTATTAATGCTGCTGAATGCGTCATGTTTTTAGTTGCTGGCGAAAATAAAAGGGCGGCTCTAGCTGAAGTTTTTGCACCAACAGCATCTGAAACGACTTACCCTTCTCGTTTGATTCAACCCCAAAAAGAAATGTGGTGGCTTTTAGATGAGGCTGCTGGTGCGGAAATCAAACTTTAA
- a CDS encoding FHA domain-containing protein — translation MIVCPNCNHPNPDGAVQCEACYTPLPATTSCPGCGATVQADASFCGQCGYNLRSANSGVEPTVAPNHPVEAPPSGSPATANVNPVEASALPPTAVATPQGLQMPSNEGSPPPTIPSEPVSGEQEIPTPPPVVTPPPVNVAEPTPASKEDEEEEASFFEALPDLTIEPAPATEPEETSPAPAPVTEPAPANEPAAAPIASAPPATPSPSRTQLQQVSARLVHVKSDTQVELPQNLSVIHIGKANDRVPPDIDVSGFENSEVVSRIHADIRVEGDAYYIEDVGSSNGTYVNGMSLLPGNRHRLRPGDRVSMGKGDLVSFLFQIS, via the coding sequence ATGATTGTTTGCCCGAACTGCAATCATCCCAACCCAGATGGCGCTGTCCAATGCGAAGCTTGCTATACTCCCCTACCGGCAACTACTAGCTGTCCGGGCTGTGGGGCAACCGTACAGGCAGATGCGTCTTTTTGCGGACAGTGTGGTTATAATTTACGCTCGGCGAATAGCGGAGTCGAACCAACCGTTGCTCCCAATCATCCAGTAGAGGCGCCGCCTTCAGGTAGCCCTGCAACTGCTAATGTAAACCCTGTAGAAGCTTCTGCTTTACCACCAACAGCAGTAGCAACTCCCCAAGGACTGCAAATGCCTTCTAATGAAGGTAGCCCCCCACCAACTATTCCCTCAGAACCTGTAAGTGGGGAACAAGAAATACCTACTCCTCCTCCGGTAGTGACACCACCGCCGGTTAATGTTGCCGAACCTACACCTGCCTCAAAAGAGGATGAGGAAGAAGAAGCTTCTTTCTTTGAGGCATTACCAGATCTAACAATAGAACCTGCACCTGCAACTGAACCGGAAGAAACTTCACCTGCACCTGCACCTGTAACCGAACCGGCACCAGCAAACGAACCCGCAGCAGCACCCATTGCGTCTGCACCTCCCGCGACTCCTTCTCCCTCTAGAACACAATTACAGCAAGTAAGCGCTCGCTTGGTTCACGTTAAAAGCGATACACAAGTAGAACTGCCGCAAAATCTTTCCGTCATTCATATCGGTAAAGCAAACGATCGCGTTCCTCCCGATATTGACGTTTCTGGATTTGAAAACTCGGAAGTTGTTTCGCGAATTCATGCCGATATTCGAGTAGAAGGTGACGCTTACTACATTGAAGATGTCGGAAGCTCCAACGGTACCTACGTTAATGGAATGTCGCTACTGCCCGGAAATCGTCACCGTTTGCGACCAGGCGATCGCGTCAGTATGGGTAAAGGAGACTTAGTAAGTTTCTTATTCCAGATTTCTTAA